The sequence ATGGGCGACGATTCGTTGCTGTTGATGGTAGCTGACAATGGTATCGGTAAACAGCCTGTGGAAGCCGTCAATGAAACGGGCTTCGGCACCCAGTTAGTGGAGCTGCTTACCCGCCAGCTTGAAGGCACGCTCACCTACGAAAACCAGAATGGGACGTTGGTCAAACTCCACTTCAACCGGGCAGTTATTACCTAAATCTAGACAAAATCAGAACCCTGTAGTTGACCGTTTGCTTATCTAGCAACTAATTTCCGGCTTTCGATAGGGGGCGTTTTCGTTATGTGAGAACCTGTTGATTACCGTACCGTATCGTCTCCTCCTTCTGGTCGTTTTCGACCACGAAAAGGGTAATAAAAATCGAATTACCTTCATAAACTTCTGCAAACAAGCTGTTTATATGAATTTCCCGTTCATGTCAAATCGCTTAGGAAAACCTCCAATAGCTTTCGAGAAAAGGTACTGGCATATACTACGAAAGTAACTACAGTTGCAAAAATGAACGACTCTTGGCATATTGCAGTTGTAGTGATGAAAAAAGGCACTGCTTGCTATGGCATACCCAACACTTCCTCCACAGACGGCTGTTTATACCCCGTACACTGTCATTGATAAATCCCGGCAGGGCATGCTTCGTACAGAAGCCGATCAGGTAGCCCAGTTAGCCGGATTGACCGATATTGAACTGGCTCGCATTCTGAACATGTCGGTACGCAACCTACATCGGCTCAAAGCTGACGATAAACTGGCCCGAGACGC comes from Spirosoma aureum and encodes:
- the parS gene encoding type II RES/Xre toxin-antitoxin system antitoxin, with the protein product MAYPTLPPQTAVYTPYTVIDKSRQGMLRTEADQVAQLAGLTDIELARILNMSVRNLHRLKADDKLARDASERLLLLTNLLQHGLDVFDEDAQTLAEWLRSPIRELNTQSPLSLLDTTTGFGLVDDVLGRIEHGIVG